The proteins below come from a single Pandoraea apista genomic window:
- a CDS encoding ABC transporter substrate-binding protein — protein sequence MKRVIQRGMKPLALALAAGAAIASVATTAQADGKPIKIGIVTFMSGAAAGPFGVPAKNAAEVTAAELNAGKVPAPYATKGFGGAPIELVYIDEAGSTSKQVSEYRNLLNQGVDYVVGYTSSGNCLAIAPVAEELKKVTLFFDCGTPRVFEDASFKYVFRPVATATMDNVGAARYVAERKPDLQTYAGINQNYAWGQDAWADFEGTLKALKPNAKAVSSQMPQLGAGQYNAGISSLLAAHPDVLHSSFWGGDLEGLVVQAGPRDLFKKSLTVLTAGETATHGKTRLPDGVIIGARGMYGMFAPDNALNRWLRTAYSAKFNDTPSYPSYKMNQSILALKAAYEKAQAANGGKQPTPEQVIASFEHLAFDAPAGKIGLTLGKGHQAAQGTAFGIVKNVNGKVTVTDVKQYSIAEVTPPEGVKSAEWIKGGLKH from the coding sequence ATGAAGCGCGTTATCCAGCGCGGCATGAAGCCGCTCGCTCTCGCACTTGCGGCCGGCGCCGCCATCGCCTCGGTTGCCACCACGGCGCAAGCCGACGGAAAGCCGATCAAGATCGGTATCGTGACGTTCATGTCGGGTGCCGCCGCCGGCCCCTTCGGCGTGCCCGCCAAGAACGCCGCCGAAGTCACGGCAGCCGAACTCAACGCCGGCAAGGTGCCTGCCCCGTATGCCACGAAGGGCTTCGGCGGCGCACCGATCGAACTCGTCTACATCGACGAAGCCGGCAGCACGAGCAAGCAAGTGAGCGAATACCGCAACTTGCTGAATCAGGGCGTGGACTATGTGGTCGGCTACACGTCGTCGGGCAACTGCCTGGCGATCGCGCCGGTCGCGGAAGAACTGAAGAAGGTCACGCTGTTCTTCGATTGCGGCACGCCGCGCGTGTTCGAGGACGCCAGCTTCAAGTATGTCTTCCGCCCGGTCGCCACGGCCACCATGGACAACGTGGGCGCGGCCCGCTATGTCGCCGAGCGCAAGCCGGATCTGCAAACGTACGCCGGCATCAATCAGAACTACGCCTGGGGTCAGGACGCATGGGCCGACTTCGAAGGCACGCTCAAGGCGCTCAAGCCGAATGCGAAGGCGGTCAGCTCGCAAATGCCGCAGTTGGGCGCAGGCCAGTACAACGCCGGTATTTCCAGCCTGTTGGCTGCACATCCGGACGTGCTGCATTCGAGCTTCTGGGGCGGCGATCTGGAAGGCCTCGTGGTGCAGGCCGGTCCGCGCGATCTGTTCAAGAAGTCGCTCACCGTACTCACCGCCGGTGAGACGGCCACCCACGGCAAGACGCGTCTGCCGGACGGCGTAATCATCGGCGCACGCGGCATGTACGGCATGTTCGCGCCGGACAACGCCCTGAACCGTTGGCTGCGCACCGCTTACAGCGCGAAGTTCAACGATACGCCGAGCTACCCGTCGTACAAGATGAACCAGAGCATTCTCGCGCTCAAGGCCGCCTATGAAAAGGCGCAGGCGGCCAACGGCGGCAAGCAGCCCACGCCGGAGCAGGTCATCGCCTCGTTCGAGCACCTCGCCTTCGACGCCCCGGCCGGCAAGATCGGCCTGACGTTGGGCAAGGGGCACCAGGCAGCGCAAGGTACAGCGTTCGGCATTGTGAAGAACGTGAACGGCAAGGTCACCGTGACGGACGTGAAGCAGTATTCGATCGCGGAAGTCACCCCGCCCGAAGGCGTGAAGTCGGCCGAATGGATCAAGGGCGGCCTGAAGCACTAA